Below is a genomic region from Persicimonas caeni.
GTCGCCGAGGACGATTCGGCTGCCAAAGTGGTCACCCGCGCCGGCCAAGAGTACGTGCTCAAAGCGGACAAAAAGACCGAGGAGTGGCACGTGATGCTGGTGCGTTCGAGCGACAAGGTCGACGGGGCGTTTGGGTGGCTCGAGGCCAACGAGTCGGCCCTGCAGCAGACCGTCGAGGATCTGATCGCCGAAGAGCGCGAGAAGCGCGAAGCGATTATCGCCGAGTTGATGAACAAAAAAGAGTAGGGCGGCGCGCTGACCGCCAACCTCGCTTCGAGCCGGAAGCACTACATGAGTGACGAAGAGCATATCCCAGATCTGACCAACGGTATCCAGCCGGTGGCCCCCGACGAAGAGACCAACGAGAACACCGGGCGATCGGTCTCGTTGTCGGCTTCGCAGGCTGCTCCGAGCGGCACCGGTACCGCCCCGCCGCAATCGACGCCGAAGAAGAAAAAGTCGGACGACCCCTTTATCGGTCGGCGGCTCAAGGGGACTTACGAGCTCGAAAAGAAGGTCGGCGAAGGCGGCATGGGTAACGTCTACGTGGCGACCCAGTACCCGCTCGAGCGTGAGGTCGCCGTCAAAATCCTCAAGCTCAGCGACAGCAACCCGGAGGGCGAGCACTACTTCATGCGGGAGGTGAAGGCGATCAATATGCTTCGCCACCCGAACATCATCAACGTCGTCGACTTCGGCAAAGATGAGCAGACCGGGACGCTGTTCCTGGTCATGGAGTTCCTGCCCGGGCAGACGCTCAAGCGGATCATCAAAAAGGAGTTTCCGCTCGACCCGGTCCGCATCTGTCAGATCGGCATTCAGACGCTCAATGCGCTCGAATCGGCTCACGAAGCGGGCATTGTCCACTGTGACCTCAAGCCGGCCAACATCATGGTCGAGCGCGTCGCCGGACAGAATGATTTCATCAAGGTCCTCGACTTCGGTATTGCCAAGGTCAAAGAGCCGGGGATGGAGGTCGGGCCGTATACCCAGCAAGGCAACATCGTCGGCACGTTCGACTACATGAGCCCCGAGCAGATCATGCGCAAAGATCTGGACGGGCGAAGTGACCTGTGGTCGCTGGGCGTCATCCTCTACGAGATGCTCACCCGCAAGCGGATCTTCCACGACAAAGACGCCGTCAGCATCATCGGCCGGGTCATGCAGATGCCGCTGCAGCCACCGTCGAGCCACGTCGACGGGGTGCCCAAGATCCTCGACCAGATCGTCATGAAGGCGATGGAGCGCAACCTCAACGAGCGCTTCAAGTCGGCCGACCACATGCGCAAGGCGCTGCAAAAAGCGGCGCGCCAGCTCGAGGAGCACGGGCCCGCCGGCGGCGGGTTCGACCTGTACGACGACACTGGCAACACGGGCGCGGGCACCGGCTCGCTGGCTGATAGCGGGCTGGTGCAGGGCCAGTCGGGTAACCTGCAGTCCTCGCAGATGCTGTCGCGCTCGGGCACGATGAACCGCACCGGTCATACGGGACCGGCCGACACCGGCGAGACAAGCGCCACGAGCGCCAGCGCGCTCTTTACTCGCTCGGGAAGCTTCGGCTCGGACACTGGCCGCATGGGCACGAGTGTGGCGGCGGGGACCTCGGTGCTCGACCAGACCTTCAGCGTCGAAGAGCTCAAGGGAAGCCTGCTCGGCGAGAAGCGTAAGGTCGCCGTGCTCGCCCTCAAGCAACGCTCGAAGAAACGCGAAGGGGTCGACGCTGAAGAGCTCGCCCGTCGAAGCCGCCAGGAGGCCGCCGTCGTCAAAGAAGTCGTCGACCATTTCGACGGCGAGATCGACAGCTTCTTGGGCGGTACGTTCACGATTTTGTTCGGTGCGCGTCGTGCGCGTGTCGGCGACAACGTGCGCGCCTTGGAATGTGCCGTCGAAATCCAGAAGCGGCTCCGCGAGCTGCCTCACGGCGCCGAGCATATCGGCATCGGCCTGGTCTACGGGGACGTCTCCATCTCGAAGGCCAAAGATGGAAATGCCTACGGCGACGCCATCGACCGCGCGATCTCCATCGCAGGCAAGTCGACGCAAGCGGCGGTCTACGCCGACGAATCGATCGCCGACGCCACGCGCTCGCAAGTCAAATTCGACGCGCCGCGAAATATCGGGGGCAAAGAGGCCGCCGAGGTTCTCAAGATCACCAAGACCGCGGCGACCATGGAGGCCGAGGATGAAGAGCTCGATGATCTCGACATCTACGTGCCTCGCCCGGGAGTCTACGACCAGCTTTCGCGCCGGGCGGCCGACGTCAAAAACAAGGTCGGCGGCGGCGTAGCCATCTTGGGCGAGATGGGCGTCGGTAAGTCGAAGTTTATCGAGAAATATGTCGAGGCCCAGGGCGACGGCAAGTGGCAGGCCTTCATGGTCGGCGAGGACGAATCGCAGCGCCAGCAAGCCCTGGCGCCGGTGCGTGTCTGGATCCGAAAGATCGCCGAGACCTACCGCGACCCATCGCGTTTGGTGCGCAAGGCCTGCGAGAGCATCGGCCTGACCCAGCACGTCGATGATGTGGTGGCGCTGTATCTCGAGAAAGACTTGAGCGGCCGTGAAATCACCGTGCCGTGGCACTCGCAGCAGGAGTTCTCGCACTTTACCGCTGCGCTGCTGCATAAAATGGTGCGCTTTGCCCTCAAGAAGGGGCCGGTGATTCTGGCTATCGACGACGTGCCGGTCGACGACGAGCCGACCGTCGAGTTTTTGGACGGGCTGATCTCGCGCATCCAGAAGATGCCGGTGATGGTGCTGGTGACGCGGCGGATCCACGCCTCGATTCGCGATCACGGACTTCCGGGGAACTTCGAGGTCTTGCAGCTCGGCGGTTTTACCGAGAGCGAGTCGAAGCAGTTCATCTCTCAGCTCTTGGGTCACACCCCGCCGATGCGCATGGTCCAGCAGCTCCATATGCGATCGAGCGGAAACCCGGTCTTCCTCAAGGAGCTCGTGCGCTCCATTCGGCGCAATTCGGGCCCCGAGGGCCTGATGGATATCGACGGACTCGACCAGGCCGGCGTGCCGCTGAGCCTGCACGAGCTTTTGGCCGAGCGAGTCGATAATCTGACCGACGAGTTACGCGACCTGTTGCGTTTGGCCTCGGTTCTGGGCGAGAGCTTCCGCGAGGAGTGGTTCTTCCAGATCACGCCGTCGCACCTCAATCCGCGACAAAACCTCGAGGAGCTCGTTGCGCATAATATGCTTTCGGCGCGCTACGACTCGGTGGGCCGCATCAATTTGGCGTTCAACCCGCGCGCTCTGCGCAAGATCGTCTACGATCGGCTGCCCGACGAGACGCGCATCGAGATTCACTCGCGTGTCATCGAGTTTTTGGAGAGTGCCCCCGAAGTGGCCGCGGTCGACCCCATTGAAGTGCCGCTGATGCTCGCCTTCCACTATCGCTCGGTCGAAGGCCTCGAAGGCGCGGCCTACTACCTGCGTCAGGGCGGCGAGATGCTGCTCGACTTTTACGATTACGCCGGCGCGATCGAGCACTTTGAAGAGGCGATTGATCTGCTCGACGAGTCCGGGACTGCGGCGACCGCCGAGGTGCGCGTCAAAGTGCAGACCCAGCTTCTGGTCGCGCTGCGCGAGTCGGGGCGCATCGAAGACGCCCAGCGCATGATCGAGGATCTTCCCGAGCTCGAGCATTTGCCCGAGGAATGCCACGACGACTTGCTCTACGAGATCGGCATGACCGGGCTCGAAGCGGGCAGCATCGACAAGAGCATCCACGCGCTGCAACGCCTCAACGAGCGCGCCGTCGAGAAGGGGGATCTGAAGTCCGAGGTCAAGGCGCTCTTGGCTATCGCTCAGGTCTTCGAGAAGCAGAACCAGCTCGGCCAAGCCGCCGACGTGCTCATCCAGGTGCCTCAAAAGGTCGAGCAGATCGGTCAACTCGACTTGAGCGACCCGGACGATCGCAAGCTGTTTTGGACCGCCTACAATCAATTGGGCACGTTGTTCATTCGCCAAAAGAACTTCCAGAAGGCCCAGCAATTCCTCAACACCGCCTTGCAGCGGGCGCAGCAAATCGAAGACCACCGCGGCCTGGTCCGCGTACTGTCGAACCTGGGCGCGCTGTGCCTGAGCATGCGTGACGTCAAACGTGCGGAAAACTACTTCGATAACGCCCGCAAGGCGGCCGAAGGTGTCGGCGATCTGCTCAACCAGAGCCGAATCTTGACCAACCAGGGCATCACCTCGATGCAGACCAACCAGCTCGAAAAGAGCAAAAAGTACTTCAAAAAGGCCCGCTCCATCGCCGAGGAGATCGGCTGGTACGAAGGCCTGGCCGAACTCTCCATCCACATCAAGCGCCTCAAGCAGGCGCTCGGCTAAACCCCAGCCTGGGCGCGCCACAACGCGCCAGCGTCCTCCCACTCCCGAGTTGCCAACACGGGCACGTGCTTAGCTTCGAGCGTGCCCGTCCCTCGAGCGACTGGCACGAGGTGCCGCCTGAACAGAGCCCTTTCGACGGGTTCACGGCGGCGTTTCGTCTACACATCCAAGAGCCGCACTGCCGACGCTGCGTCGGCACGGTTTCATTATAGATTGGAGGACCTTATGGCCTCGAAGCTTCGCATCGCACTGGTCTCACCCTTGGCCGAGAGCGTACCGCCCAACATGTACGGAGGCACCGAACGGGTGGTCTCGTATCTAGCCGAGGAATTGGTGGGGCAGGGCCACGACGTCACCCTCTTTGCGAGCGGGGACTCCGAGACGAGCGCCGAGCTGGTCGATTGCTGCCCCAAAGCGCTGCGCACCGATCCCGACTGCCAGGACCCGCTGGTCTGGCACATGATGATGCTCGAGAAGGTCTATGGGCGCATCGATGACTTCGATATCGTGCACAACCACGTGCACTACCTTCCTTATTCGGCGATGCGCCGGATGCACAAGCCGATCGTATCGACGATGCACGGGCGCATGGACCTGCCCGAGTACGGCCCGCTGTACAACGAATTCAACGACATGCCGCTGGTGTCGATCTCGTACAATCAGCGCCGCCCGCTGCCCCAGGCCAATTGGGTCCAAACGATCTACCACGGCTTACCGATCGACCTGTACGACTACGACCCGCTGGGCGGCGATTACTTGGCGTTTGTCGGTCGTGTGTCGCCCGAGAAAGGCTTGGCCGACGCCATCGAGGTGGCCAAGCAGACCGGAATGCCTCTCAAGATCGCCGCCAAGGTCGACGAGGCCGACCGCGCCTTCTTCGAGAGTCACATCGAGCCCAAGGTTGACGGCGACCTCATCGAGTTCGTCGGCGAGATCGGCGAAGATGAAAAGCGCGAGTTCTTGGGCAACGCCGCCGCGTTCATCTTCATGATCGATTGGCCCGAGCCGTTCGGACTGGCAATGATCGAGGCGATGGCCTGCGGCACCCCGGTGATCGCCCGACGCCGGGGCTCCATCCCCGAGGTGGTCGACCATGGCGTCTCCGGTTTTGTGTGCGACGGCGTCGACGACGCCATCGAGGCGGTCGAGCGTCTCGATACCCTCCAGCGCGGCACGGTGCGCGAGACCTTCGAGCGGCGCTTCTCGGCCCCGCGCATGGCTCGCGATTACGTGACCTGTTACCGCGAAGTGATGCTCAGCTACCACTCGGCGGCGCTGACCGGGGCGAGGATGCCCAGGCCGCGGGTACGCAGACAGTCGGGCGACGGCGCCTCGCCCTCCGAGCGCAGCGATCTGTTCCGCTGAATCACCGGTCCGATAACTCGACTCGAGTCGTTCATCGAAGTCCTACCAGAGGCCGTCGACGATGAAGGAAAAAGATTTCCATATCCTGACGACCAATTTGTTGAACACCGCGCGCACCCGGGTGCTCAAACACTCCAACCTGTTCGCGGTGTTCGACGAGGTCGGCGATATCATGTCTTGGGGCACCGGGGCGCACGGTCTCTACAATGACGACATGCGTCACCTGTCCAAGCTCGAGCTGCGGTTGTGGGGGCAAAAGCCGATCCTGCTCAGCTCGACGATCAAAGAGGACAACGCGCTGCTGACCGCCGACTTGACCAACCCCGAGCTCACCGAGCCGGACGCGCGCGTGCCCTCGGACACCATCCATATCCATCGCAGCAAATTCGTGACGGCGGATACCTGTCACGAGAAGATCAGGCTGCACAACTACAGTGACCAGCACATCTGCGTGCCGCTGTCGGTGCATTTTCTGGCCGACTTTGCCGACATGTTCGAGATCCGCGGCACCGAACGGGAGGCGCGCGGTGAGGTGCTCGAGCCCGAGGTGAGCGACGTCGACGTGGTTTATGCTTATGACGGTCTCGACGACGTGCGGCGCCTGACGCGCGTGACGTTCGTGCAGCGCCCCACCGACCTCAATGAAGGGCACGCCTACTTCGAGTTCGAGATCGCCCCGCACCAGCGCACCGAGTTGACCTACTCGGTGCAGTGCGCGTCGCATCCGCAAGATGATGCCAGCCAGTTCTATTTTGCGCGGCCGGCCGGCTATCGGCAGGCGCACGCCGAGTTGACCAATCGACTCGAGGACGAGCGCGTCGAGCGGTGCCGGTTGGACACCTCCAACGCCTTCTTCAACCACCTGGTCACCCGTGCCGACGCCGATCTGCAGATGCTCATCACCCAGACCGAGCACGGCGACTATCCCTACGCCGGAACCCCTTGGTTCAACACCATCTTCGGGCGCGACGGGCTGATCACGGCGTACCAGGTGCTCAACATCAACCCGCAGGTCGCCCGCGGCGTGCTCGGCTACTTGGCGGCCACGCAGGCCGACTTCTCGGACGCTGCGCGCGACGCCGAGCCGGGCAAGATCCTGCACGAGATCCGCCACGACGAGATGTCGAATACCGGCGAGGTGCCATTTCGCCACTACTACGGCAGCATCGACTCGACGCCGCTGTTCATCTCGCTGGCCGGCGCGTACTTGAGGCGCACCAACGACACCGAGTTCATCAAGGGGATCTGGCCGGCGATTCAAAACGGGATCGACTGGATCGACAACCACGGCGACCGCGATGGCGATGGCTACGTCGAGTATGGCCGTCGCACCGCCAAAGGTCTGCGGCAGCAGGGATGGAAGGATTCCGACGATTCGGTCTTCCACGCCGACGGTCGCCTGGCGGACGCGCCCATCGCCCTGTGCGAGGTGCAGGGATATGTGTACGCCGCGCGTCGTGCAGCCGCGATCGTGGCGAGCACGCTGGGTGAGGACGCCTATGCCGAGCAGCAGCACCGCGAGGCGGAGGCGTTGCGCGAGCGCTTCCAGAAAGACTTCTGGGACGAAGAGCTCGAGACGTTCGTGCTCGCCCTCGACGGCGAGAAGAACCCGTGTCGGGTGCGCTCCTCGAATGCCGGCCACTGCCTGTTGAGTGGCATCGCTTCGCCTCGGCAGGCCCAACTGATCGCGCGCCAGCTACTCAGCGACGATTTCTACACCGGCTGGGGCATTCGCACGATCCCGTCGACCGAGGCACGCTACAACCCCATCTCGTATCACAACGGATCGGTGTGGCCGCACGATAACACGATGATCGCCGCCGGCCTGGCTCGCTACGGGTTTAAAGCCGAGGCCGCGCGGGTGCTCGAGGGATTGTACGACGCGTCGCGTTACTTCGAGCTCAACCGCCTGCCCGAACTCTTCTGTGGCTTCGAGCGGCGCCCCAGCGAGGGCCCGACGCTGTATCCGGTGGCGTGTGCGCCGCAGGCGTGGGCCGCCGGCGGGGTCTCCTTGCTCATCGACTCGGTGCTGGGCCTCTTCATCGACGGGCGCGAGGGTCGCATCAAGCTGCACAACCCGCGGCTGCCGCCATTTTTGGAGACGCTTCGCATGCACCGCCTCAAGGTCGGCGACGCCGAGGTCGACTTGCTCTTCGAGCGCTACCAGGAGGACGTAGGCGTGCAGATTCTGCGACGACGTGGCAAAGTCGAAGTCATGGTGGTGAAGTAAGCTCCCGGGATGGGGAGCGTTCACGGGTGCTATGACTCGGATGGCCCATGGCCTCAGATCGTTCGCAGATGCACGAGTATTCTCCCGCGCGCCTGGTCGACTCGTTCGTCGAGCCGGGCAGCGTCGTCCTCTTTGTCGGCCGCCCCGGCAGCGGTAAGTCGACGCTGATGACGCGCATGGCGGATATCCTCGCCTCGCGCGACCAGCGCTTTCGAGCGATCTGCGCCGACCCGGGAAGCCCCGTCTTCGGGCCGCCGGGGGCCGTATCCCTGGCCGGGCGCGCCGATGAGGAGTGGTCGCTCGAGCGCCTCGAAGCGCTGGCCACGCTAAACGCCGGGCGATACCGACTGCCCGTCGTCACCGCCGTCCATAGGCTCAATCATCATCGGCTGACTGAACAGGTCGACGAGCAGACGCTGCTCGTCGACGCCCCGGGAGTCCATCGCGGCGTGGCCGCGCGCGAACTCTTACCGGCGCTCGCCGAGGCGTGCGGGGCGACGACGGCCATCGTACTCGCACCGGGCGCCGACGAGCCCGACGCGCTCGATGACCTGCGCGCGCTGGGCGTGCGCTGTGTGCACGTCCGACCTTCCCCGCATGCTTCTTCTGCCACGGGCAACCAACGCGCCGAGGCGCGCACCGCCCGCTGGGACGCCTACCTGCAAGACGCGACTACGATTCGCCTCGCCGCCGGTTTGCCTGTGACGGGCAGCCACCCGTCGCTCGACGACGCGCCCGCGTGGCCGGGTCGTCAACTCGGCCTGCTCGACGGGCAGGGCCGCACACTCGCCCTCGCCGAAATCGCCAAGTTCAACGGGGTCGAGTTCGTCTTGCGCGCGCCCCCCGTCGAGGTCGACCGCATCGCCGGCTTGGTGGCCCGTGACGCCCGCCGAAACGACCGCGGCCAGCTGCGCACCGCGTCCGACGCGACGAGCTCCGAGGCGCTGACCGCCAACGAGCCGGCCAGAGCGGTGCGCCTTGGCCCGGCCTTCGAGCAGCGCCCGCGCCCGATCATCGAAGTCGACCCGGGTGGAGCGATGTCGGCGCGCATCAGCTTTGCCGACGTCACCGTGGTCGGCGGCCTCTTCGAGGACCCCTGCGTGTATGCGCGTTTTCGGCATGGCAAGCGAGGGTTGCTCTTCGACATGGGCGAAGTGGGGCGGATGCCTCCCAAGCTTCTCCACCGCGTCTCCGACGCCTTCGTGACCCACGCTCACTTCGATCATTTCGCCGGCTTCGTCGACCTGGTGCGTCGCTGGGTGCACGTCAACGACACGTGCCGAGTTTGGGGGCCTCCGGGGCTGGCCGATCAGGTCGAGGCGATGGTGGGAGCCTTTACCTGGGACCGCATCGGCGAAGGGGAGGGCCCGACCTTTGTGGTGGGCGAGCTCGACGGCGACGAGCTTCGCCGCACCCGCATCGAGGCGGCCATCGGCGCGCGCGAGGACCTGGGCGTCGAGACGATCGAGGACGGCGAGTTGCTCGTCGAGCCGCGCTTTCGCGTGCGCGCCTGCTCGGTGGAACACGGCACGACCGTGCTCGCCTACGCGCTCGAGGAGACGAGTAACTACGCGGTGCGCTCCGACCGCCTCGAGGGGCGCTACGCGCCGGGCGATTGGCTCGGCGAGCTCAAGCAGAAGGCGGCGGTGGGCGCCGACGACGACCTCGTGGAGCTTCGCGACGGTTCGACCGAAGCGGTGGGCCGACTCGCCGAGCGACTGCTCATCGAGCGCCCGGGCGACAAGATTGTCTACGCGACCGACTTTGCAGATACCCAGACCAACCGCGAGCGCATCATATCTTTGGCGCAGGGGGCCAAGGTGCTCATCTGCGAGGCGTCCTTTCGACGCGACGACGCCGAGATCGCCGAGATGGCACGGCACCTGACGACGAAGGCCTGCGCGGAGATCGCCCGCGAGGCCAACGTCGAGCGGCTGGTGCCGTTTCATTTCTCGGCGCGCTACGAAGAGGCACCGGAGCTGCTGTACGCCGAGATTCTGGAGGTATTCCCAGACGTCATCATCCCGGCAGCCATTGCGCGGCGGTTGCGCTCTCAACTTCCTCAGACCAGCGAACGAGAGAGGACCGAACATGCCTGAACTCGCCTACCTCAACGAAATGATCGTACCCGTCGACGAGGCCAAAGTGCCCGTTCGAGACCGAGGTTTCATCTTCGGCGACGGGGTGTACGACGTCGCGCGGGTCTATGACGTCCGCCCCCACCGCCTGGGCGCGCATATCGAGCGACTGCGCCGGTGCGCCAGGCAGATCGAGCTGTGCGACATTCCCTCCGAGGCCGACCTCGAGCGTATCGTCGACGAACTCCTCGACGCGTCGGGGCTGAGCGACGCGATGCTCTACATGCAGCTCACCCGCGGTGCCGCGCCGCGCAAATCGGCCTATCCGGCCGAGACCCCTGCCACGCTCTTCGTCAGCGTCGAGCGCGTGCGCCGCGGCGCCGACAAGTTTCGCGACACGGGCGTCGAGGCAATTTTGGTCGAGGATATCCGCTGGGACCGCAACGACATCAAATCAATCAACCTGTTGCCCAAGGTCTTGATGGGGCAGCGCGCTCACAAGGCCGGGGTCTACGAGGCGCTCTACCACGACGCCGACGGGCACGTGTGGGAGGGGACGAGCACCAATCTCTTCGCCATCATCGACGGCGCGCTCCAAACGGCGCCGGAGGGGCCGAGGATTCTGTCGGGCACGACGCGACGTGACGTGCTCGAGTTGGCCGAGCGGCTCGGCTACGACTGCGAGCTTCGCCCGCTGACCGAAGAGCAACTGCGCTCGGCCGACGAACTCTTCGTCACCGGCACGCTCACCGAGGTGCAGGGCCTCGTAGCAGTCGACGGCACCGCCGTCGGCTCGGGCGAGGTCGGCTCGATCACGCGCGAGTTCCAAGAGGCGTACGACGAGTTGGTCGAGGATCGCCTGCGACAAATGTCATGACCACCGGCATGCTCATCGTGTTGGTCATCGTGGCGGTGGCCGTCGTGCTCTTCGTGTTCGAGCCGGTTCCCATCGACGTCACCGCGTTGCTGGTGCTCGTCCTGCTGGTACTGCTCGAGCCGTGGACGCAGATCGGACCCCTGGAGGCCGTCTCCGGGTTCTCCAACCCCGCCACCATCACCGTCTTGGCGATGCTGATCCTGAGCGAGGGCGTGCGCCGCACCGGCGTAGTCGAGAGCCTGGGGCGTCGACTCAGCAAAGTGGTGAACACGAGCGAGCGGCGCCACCTGGCCGCCACCATCGGCATGTCGGGGCCCATCTCCGGCTTGATGAACAACACTCCGGTCGTCGCGCTGCTGATGCCGGTGGTCAACGACATGGCCCACAAGGCCAAGATCTCGCCGTCGAAGCTGCTCCTGCCTCTGTCGTACGCCTCGATGCTCGGCGGCATGCTCACCCTCATCGGCACCTCGACGAATATCCTCGCCTCCGACCTGTCCGCGCGTCTGCTGGACCACCGCATGGGGATGTTCGAGTTCACCCATCTCGGCCTCATCGTGCTCGTCGTGGGCGCCGTGTACCTGATCTTTGCTGCGCCAAAGCTATTGCCCGAGCGCATCAAGCCCCGGGAGGATTATCTCGAGGAGTACGCCGTCGGGCCTTATCTGACGGAGGTCTGCGTAGGTGAAGACGCGCCGATGATCGGCCTGCGGGTGGGGAAGTGGCTCGAGATCCAGAAGCTGCGCGTCGACGTGCTCGCCTTGATTCGAGGCGACGAGAAATACGACCACCCGTATCGCGATAACACCCTTCAGCCGGGCGATATGCTCCTGGTGCACGCCAGCCGGCGCCGCCTCGACGAGCTGATGGCCGTCGAAGGCATCGACGCGCTCACCTCCCCGGAGCTGACGCCCGACGAAATCATCACCGCGGGCGACTTCAACAGCGTCGTCGAACTCGTCATCCCCTCCGGGTCGCGCCTCGAGGGGCAGGCGGTCGCCGAGTCGAAGATCGCCGAACGCTTCGACGCCTTTATCCTGGCCATTCGACGCGGCGGCGAGACCATCCGAGAGCGTCTCAGCCGCCAGACCTTGGCCGGCGGCGATACGCTGTTGGTGCAGACGACCCCCGAGGGCGTCGAGACGATGCAGCGAAGCCAGGACGTCGTCGTGCTCGTCAAGCAGGAGCGCGAGGCGTTCCGGCGAGAGAAGCGCCCGTGGATGTACGCTATTATCCTCGGCGTCATCGGCTTTGCAGCCGCAGACCTCGTCCCCATCGTCGTCAGCGCACTCGCCGGCGTCGTCGCCATGGTGCTGACCGGCGTGCTTCGCCCCTCCGAGATGTACGCCGCGGTCGACTGGCGCGTGATCTTCTTACTCGCCGGCATCATCCCGCTGGGCATCGCGCTCGAACAAACCGGCACCGCTTCGTACTTGGGCCAACTGCTCGCCTCCAGCGCCTATGTCCTGCCCACGATCGTCGTCCTCTGGCTCTTCTACATCGCCACCGGACTGATCACCGAGGTCATCAGCAACAACGCCAGCGTCCTGTTGATGATCCCGGTCGCCGTCGAGACCGCCGGCTATATCGACGCCAACCCCTTCGCCTTCG
It encodes:
- a CDS encoding protein kinase domain-containing protein encodes the protein MSDEEHIPDLTNGIQPVAPDEETNENTGRSVSLSASQAAPSGTGTAPPQSTPKKKKSDDPFIGRRLKGTYELEKKVGEGGMGNVYVATQYPLEREVAVKILKLSDSNPEGEHYFMREVKAINMLRHPNIINVVDFGKDEQTGTLFLVMEFLPGQTLKRIIKKEFPLDPVRICQIGIQTLNALESAHEAGIVHCDLKPANIMVERVAGQNDFIKVLDFGIAKVKEPGMEVGPYTQQGNIVGTFDYMSPEQIMRKDLDGRSDLWSLGVILYEMLTRKRIFHDKDAVSIIGRVMQMPLQPPSSHVDGVPKILDQIVMKAMERNLNERFKSADHMRKALQKAARQLEEHGPAGGGFDLYDDTGNTGAGTGSLADSGLVQGQSGNLQSSQMLSRSGTMNRTGHTGPADTGETSATSASALFTRSGSFGSDTGRMGTSVAAGTSVLDQTFSVEELKGSLLGEKRKVAVLALKQRSKKREGVDAEELARRSRQEAAVVKEVVDHFDGEIDSFLGGTFTILFGARRARVGDNVRALECAVEIQKRLRELPHGAEHIGIGLVYGDVSISKAKDGNAYGDAIDRAISIAGKSTQAAVYADESIADATRSQVKFDAPRNIGGKEAAEVLKITKTAATMEAEDEELDDLDIYVPRPGVYDQLSRRAADVKNKVGGGVAILGEMGVGKSKFIEKYVEAQGDGKWQAFMVGEDESQRQQALAPVRVWIRKIAETYRDPSRLVRKACESIGLTQHVDDVVALYLEKDLSGREITVPWHSQQEFSHFTAALLHKMVRFALKKGPVILAIDDVPVDDEPTVEFLDGLISRIQKMPVMVLVTRRIHASIRDHGLPGNFEVLQLGGFTESESKQFISQLLGHTPPMRMVQQLHMRSSGNPVFLKELVRSIRRNSGPEGLMDIDGLDQAGVPLSLHELLAERVDNLTDELRDLLRLASVLGESFREEWFFQITPSHLNPRQNLEELVAHNMLSARYDSVGRINLAFNPRALRKIVYDRLPDETRIEIHSRVIEFLESAPEVAAVDPIEVPLMLAFHYRSVEGLEGAAYYLRQGGEMLLDFYDYAGAIEHFEEAIDLLDESGTAATAEVRVKVQTQLLVALRESGRIEDAQRMIEDLPELEHLPEECHDDLLYEIGMTGLEAGSIDKSIHALQRLNERAVEKGDLKSEVKALLAIAQVFEKQNQLGQAADVLIQVPQKVEQIGQLDLSDPDDRKLFWTAYNQLGTLFIRQKNFQKAQQFLNTALQRAQQIEDHRGLVRVLSNLGALCLSMRDVKRAENYFDNARKAAEGVGDLLNQSRILTNQGITSMQTNQLEKSKKYFKKARSIAEEIGWYEGLAELSIHIKRLKQALG
- a CDS encoding glycosyltransferase family 4 protein, whose protein sequence is MASKLRIALVSPLAESVPPNMYGGTERVVSYLAEELVGQGHDVTLFASGDSETSAELVDCCPKALRTDPDCQDPLVWHMMMLEKVYGRIDDFDIVHNHVHYLPYSAMRRMHKPIVSTMHGRMDLPEYGPLYNEFNDMPLVSISYNQRRPLPQANWVQTIYHGLPIDLYDYDPLGGDYLAFVGRVSPEKGLADAIEVAKQTGMPLKIAAKVDEADRAFFESHIEPKVDGDLIEFVGEIGEDEKREFLGNAAAFIFMIDWPEPFGLAMIEAMACGTPVIARRRGSIPEVVDHGVSGFVCDGVDDAIEAVERLDTLQRGTVRETFERRFSAPRMARDYVTCYREVMLSYHSAALTGARMPRPRVRRQSGDGASPSERSDLFR
- a CDS encoding amylo-alpha-1,6-glucosidase, coding for MKEKDFHILTTNLLNTARTRVLKHSNLFAVFDEVGDIMSWGTGAHGLYNDDMRHLSKLELRLWGQKPILLSSTIKEDNALLTADLTNPELTEPDARVPSDTIHIHRSKFVTADTCHEKIRLHNYSDQHICVPLSVHFLADFADMFEIRGTEREARGEVLEPEVSDVDVVYAYDGLDDVRRLTRVTFVQRPTDLNEGHAYFEFEIAPHQRTELTYSVQCASHPQDDASQFYFARPAGYRQAHAELTNRLEDERVERCRLDTSNAFFNHLVTRADADLQMLITQTEHGDYPYAGTPWFNTIFGRDGLITAYQVLNINPQVARGVLGYLAATQADFSDAARDAEPGKILHEIRHDEMSNTGEVPFRHYYGSIDSTPLFISLAGAYLRRTNDTEFIKGIWPAIQNGIDWIDNHGDRDGDGYVEYGRRTAKGLRQQGWKDSDDSVFHADGRLADAPIALCEVQGYVYAARRAAAIVASTLGEDAYAEQQHREAEALRERFQKDFWDEELETFVLALDGEKNPCRVRSSNAGHCLLSGIASPRQAQLIARQLLSDDFYTGWGIRTIPSTEARYNPISYHNGSVWPHDNTMIAAGLARYGFKAEAARVLEGLYDASRYFELNRLPELFCGFERRPSEGPTLYPVACAPQAWAAGGVSLLIDSVLGLFIDGREGRIKLHNPRLPPFLETLRMHRLKVGDAEVDLLFERYQEDVGVQILRRRGKVEVMVVK
- a CDS encoding MBL fold metallo-hydrolase, whose protein sequence is MASDRSQMHEYSPARLVDSFVEPGSVVLFVGRPGSGKSTLMTRMADILASRDQRFRAICADPGSPVFGPPGAVSLAGRADEEWSLERLEALATLNAGRYRLPVVTAVHRLNHHRLTEQVDEQTLLVDAPGVHRGVAARELLPALAEACGATTAIVLAPGADEPDALDDLRALGVRCVHVRPSPHASSATGNQRAEARTARWDAYLQDATTIRLAAGLPVTGSHPSLDDAPAWPGRQLGLLDGQGRTLALAEIAKFNGVEFVLRAPPVEVDRIAGLVARDARRNDRGQLRTASDATSSEALTANEPARAVRLGPAFEQRPRPIIEVDPGGAMSARISFADVTVVGGLFEDPCVYARFRHGKRGLLFDMGEVGRMPPKLLHRVSDAFVTHAHFDHFAGFVDLVRRWVHVNDTCRVWGPPGLADQVEAMVGAFTWDRIGEGEGPTFVVGELDGDELRRTRIEAAIGAREDLGVETIEDGELLVEPRFRVRACSVEHGTTVLAYALEETSNYAVRSDRLEGRYAPGDWLGELKQKAAVGADDDLVELRDGSTEAVGRLAERLLIERPGDKIVYATDFADTQTNRERIISLAQGAKVLICEASFRRDDAEIAEMARHLTTKACAEIAREANVERLVPFHFSARYEEAPELLYAEILEVFPDVIIPAAIARRLRSQLPQTSERERTEHA